One genomic segment of uncultured Desulfobacter sp. includes these proteins:
- a CDS encoding Tex family protein → MNIKMMISRDTGLKENQVAAVLDLMEQGSTVPFIARYRKERTGSLDEVAISDIRDRAKALKELTARKQVIIKSLEERQLYTKELAQLIENADSMTRLEDVYEKYRPKRRTRATIAREKGLESLARMILEPKPGIDLQKEAAGFIGHEVASLEEAWAGARDIIAEIINEDASIRSSIRDLFIKTAMIHATVIKGKADDGVKFKDYFDWEEPAFKAPSHRILAMLRGAAEKILRVHVLPDEKKALNIIHGIYPGKRKVCLGSREQILAAAEDAYKRLLSKSIENEALRILKQKADEKAVAVFSDNLRQVLLSPPLGGRPVLAVDPGFRTGCKIACLDATGKLVHHDVIHPHTPNGKASASQLIPELVNRHKIRAIAVGNGTAGRETESFIRELKLPEDVDVIMVDESGASIYSASETAREEFPDHDITVRGAVSIGRRLMDPLAELVKVEPKSIGVGQYQHDVDQNMLQTALDDVVVSCVNQVGVEANTASKQLLSRVSGLNAGIAANMVKYRDENGAFVSRTEFLKVPRLGKKAFEQAAGFLRIQNGKNPLDRSGIHPESYPIVKQMAKDLKCRVEEMMTAKSPVQGMDLAPYVTETTGIPTLKDIVAELAAPGRDPRQPFQAFSFDKNIHEIKDLVPDMVVPGIVTNVTAFGAFVDIGVHQDGLVHISQLADRFIKDPNEVVKVRQQVKVRVLEVDIPRKRISLSMKKG, encoded by the coding sequence ATGAATATTAAAATGATGATCAGCCGGGATACCGGCCTGAAAGAAAACCAGGTGGCAGCAGTTCTGGATCTGATGGAACAAGGTTCGACAGTGCCTTTCATAGCAAGGTACAGAAAAGAGCGCACAGGCAGCCTGGACGAGGTGGCCATATCCGATATCCGGGACAGGGCAAAAGCCTTAAAAGAACTGACAGCCAGGAAACAGGTCATTATCAAATCTTTGGAGGAACGGCAGCTTTACACCAAGGAGCTGGCCCAACTCATTGAAAATGCAGACTCCATGACCCGGCTGGAGGATGTATATGAAAAGTACCGACCCAAAAGGCGGACCCGTGCCACAATCGCCCGGGAAAAAGGGCTGGAGTCCCTGGCCCGAATGATTCTGGAACCCAAACCCGGCATCGACCTCCAAAAAGAGGCAGCCGGATTCATTGGTCATGAGGTGGCAAGCCTGGAAGAAGCATGGGCCGGCGCCAGGGATATCATTGCTGAAATCATTAACGAAGATGCATCCATCCGGTCAAGTATCAGGGACTTGTTCATCAAAACCGCCATGATCCACGCAACGGTAATCAAGGGCAAAGCCGACGACGGGGTCAAGTTCAAGGACTATTTTGACTGGGAAGAACCGGCATTTAAAGCACCGTCCCACAGAATTCTTGCCATGCTCAGGGGAGCCGCCGAAAAAATTTTACGTGTTCATGTACTGCCCGATGAAAAAAAAGCGTTGAATATTATCCATGGAATTTACCCGGGCAAAAGAAAAGTTTGCCTTGGCAGCAGGGAACAAATTCTTGCAGCTGCCGAAGACGCATACAAACGCCTGCTGTCCAAATCCATTGAAAATGAGGCATTGCGTATTCTCAAACAAAAGGCCGATGAAAAGGCCGTGGCAGTTTTCTCGGACAATTTACGGCAGGTACTGCTCTCCCCTCCCCTGGGCGGCAGGCCCGTGCTGGCGGTTGACCCGGGATTCCGCACCGGATGCAAAATAGCCTGCCTGGATGCCACGGGAAAACTGGTCCATCATGATGTCATCCATCCCCATACTCCAAACGGAAAAGCATCCGCTTCACAGCTCATTCCTGAACTTGTCAACCGTCACAAAATCCGAGCCATAGCCGTGGGAAACGGCACGGCAGGCCGGGAAACGGAAAGCTTCATCAGGGAGCTGAAACTGCCCGAAGACGTGGATGTGATCATGGTGGATGAAAGCGGGGCCTCTATCTATTCAGCGTCTGAAACAGCCAGGGAAGAGTTTCCTGATCACGACATTACGGTCAGGGGGGCTGTTTCAATCGGCAGACGGCTTATGGACCCTTTGGCAGAGCTTGTCAAGGTGGAACCCAAATCCATCGGGGTGGGACAGTACCAGCACGATGTGGACCAGAATATGCTCCAGACCGCCCTGGACGATGTGGTGGTCTCATGTGTCAACCAGGTGGGTGTGGAGGCCAACACCGCGTCAAAGCAACTGTTATCCCGGGTATCCGGCCTGAACGCCGGCATCGCCGCCAACATGGTCAAATACCGCGATGAAAATGGCGCCTTTGTATCCAGAACCGAATTTCTCAAGGTGCCCCGCCTGGGCAAAAAAGCATTTGAACAGGCCGCAGGGTTCTTAAGAATCCAAAACGGAAAAAATCCCCTGGACCGCAGCGGAATCCATCCCGAATCGTATCCCATTGTTAAACAGATGGCCAAAGACCTAAAATGCCGTGTGGAAGAGATGATGACGGCAAAAAGCCCGGTGCAGGGCATGGACCTTGCGCCCTATGTGACGGAGACCACAGGCATTCCCACGCTCAAGGATATCGTTGCCGAACTGGCTGCCCCGGGCCGGGATCCAAGACAGCCGTTCCAGGCGTTTTCCTTTGACAAAAACATCCACGAGATCAAAGACCTGGTGCCTGACATGGTTGTTCCCGGCATTGTGACCAATGTCACCGCATTTGGCGCTTTTGTGGATATCGGGGTACACCAGGACGGACTTGTCCATATCAGCCAGTTAGCTGACCGGTTTATCAAAGACCCCAATGAGGTGGTCAAAGTGCGGCAGCAGGTAAAGGTTCGCGTTCTTGAGGTGGATATTCCCAGAAAACGGATCTCGTTATCCATGAAAAAAGGCTGA